The Gehongia tenuis sequence GCCAGGTGACCATGGGCGAGAATACGGTCATGAAGAATTCTGCGAAGAAGGTTAAAAAGCTCTTTCACGACAAGGTGGCGGTGGGTTTCGCCGGTTCGGTGGCCGACGCCTTCACATTGTCGGAGAAGTTTGAGGGCAAACTGGAACAGTGCGGCGGAAACCTTCGGCGGGCGGCGGTGGATCTGGCCAAGGAATGGCGGGGGGACAACATCCTGCGCAAGCTGGAGGCGCTGCTTCTTGTCAGCGATGGCGCTGAGATCCTGGTGATCTCCGGAAACGGGGAAGTAATCGACCCGGATGATGGCATCGCGGCCATCGGCTCCGGCGGAAACTATGCCCTTGCGGCGGCGCGGGCGCTTTCCCAGAACACCGGGCTTTCGCCCTCCGAGATTGCGGAGAAGGCCATTCGTATTGCCAGCTCCATCTGCATCTTTACCAACGACCATATCACCGTGGAGGAAATCAGATCATGTTGACGCCAAAACAAATTGTGGATGAACTGGGCCGCTACATCGTGGGCCAGGACGAGGCCAAGCGGGCGGTAGCCATTGCGCTTAGGAACCGGTACAGAAGAAGCCGGCTCCCGAAGGATGTCCAGGAGGAGATCACGCCGAAAAATATCATCATGATGGGCCCCACCGGTGTGGGCAAGACGGAGATCGCAAGACGGCTGGCAAAGCTGGTGGAGGCTCCCTTTGTCAAGGTGGAGGCCACCAAGTTCACCGAGGTGGGCTATGTGGGCCGGGACGTGGAGTCCATGGTCCGGGATCTTATGGAGGCCTCGATGCGGCTGGTCAAGGAAAAGAAGATGAAGGAAGTGGAAGCCCAGGCCGCGGCCAATGCCGAAGAACGGCTGGTCCGCATTCTGGTTCCGGGCAAGCATAAGGATAAAAAATCCACGCCCTTTGACTTTTTAATGGGCCGGGAGGATGAAGAACAGCCCAAGCTGGAGGATAAGGAAAGCAGTGAGATCCAGCAGCGCCGCCAAGGCGTGCGCCAGGCTCTCCGGGCGGGCACCCTGGACAACTCCGTGCTGGAGATGGAGGTGGAGGAGAACGGTCCCACCCTGGAGCTCATGCCCGGCATGGGTGAGGGCGTCAATCTCCAGGATATGTTTGGCGGCATGCTCCCCAAAAAGAAGAAGAAGCGCAAGATGAAGCTGAAGGAAGCCCGTCAGTACCTGGAGCAGGAGGAGGCTCAAAAGCTTATCGACATGGACGAGGTGACCGAGATTGCCCGGGAGAAGGCGGAAAACGAGGGCATCCTGTTTATCGACGAAATCGATAAGATCGCGGGACGAAACGGAAGCTCCGGTCCGGACGTGTCCCGGGAAGGGGTGCAGCGGGATATTCTGCCCATCGTGGAGGGTTCCACGGTGGTCACAAAATACGGACCGGTAAAAACAGATTACATCCTGTTTATTGCGGCGGGTGCATTCCATGTCTCCAAGGTTTCCGATCTCATTCCCGAGCTGCAGGGCCGCTTCCCTATCACTGTATCGCTGGAGAATCTTACCGCCGAGGATTTCAGGCGCATCCTCACCCAGCCGGAAAACGCGGTGACCAAGCAGTACGAGCAGCTTCTTGCCACCGACAACGTGAAATTGACCTTCACCGAGGACGCCATTTCGGCCATTGCGGAGAACGCCTTTTGGATGAACAAAAACAGTGAGAACATTGGCGCCCGGCGGCTTCACACCGTGGTGGAGCTCCTGCTGGAGGACATCTCCTTTAACGCGACCGGCGATCATCCGCTGGTGGAAGTGGTGGTGGACAAGAAGTATGTGGAGGACCATATGGCCTCCGTCATGTCCGAACAGGATGTGAGCCGCTATATCCTGTAAAAACCATCGAATCAAATAGAATAGTCTTGCTGTAACCGGCACAAAATAGGGATACTCCATTTTTGCGGAAAGGATGATCCCATGAAAGCGGTTATTATGGCGGGCGGCGAGGGTTCGAGGCTTCGGCCGCTGACCTGCGGTCTGCCCAAGCCCCTGGTGCCCATCCTGGGTAAACCGGTGATGGCCTACGGGTTGCAGCTGCTAAAGCATTATGGGGTTGTGAATATAGGCGCAACCCTTTGTTTTTTACCCCAAAAAATTGAGCAGGAATTCGGTGACGGAGAGGAATACGGCGTGAAGCTCTCCTACTTCCGGGAGGACAAACCTCTTGGCACCGCGGGCAGCATAAAAAATGCCGAAGGTTTTTTGGATGAACCCTTCATCGTTTTGAGCGGCGATGCGCTGACGGACATCGATCTTGGCGCGGTGATGGATTTTCACCGGGAGAAGGGCGCGCTGGTGACATTGGTCACCGTCCGGCGGGAACGGCCCCTCGAATACGGCGTGATCGTATCGGATGAGAACGGCCGGGTGCGGCGCTACCTGGAAAAACCCCATTGGGGGCAGGTCTTCAGCGATCAGGTGAACACCGGCATCTATGTGATGGAGCGGGAAGTGCTGGAGTTCATCCCGCAGGACCAGAAATTTGATTTCAGCAACGATCTGTTTCCTTTGCTTCTCGAGCGGGGCCTGCCCTTCTATGCCTATCCGGCCAAGGGGTACTGGTGCGATATCGGCAATGTCCAGCAGTATATGCAGGCCCAGCGGGATTTTCTCAAAGGCGAGGTGTTTTTGAAAATGCCCATTGCCGCAAAGGAGGATGGCTTCTATATTCATCCCAGCGCCGCCGTTCATCCCGAGGCTGAACTTTCGGCGCCCTGTTTCATCGGTAGGGGCACGGTGGTGGAAGGCGGCGCGAAGATTGGCGCCTATACGGTGCTGGGGGAGGGCTGTCTTGTGGCGGGCGGCGCCAGGGTGGAACGGTCTGTCGCCTGGGACGGCGTTTGCTTCGGGGAAGAGAGCCGTGCCGAGGGCGCCGCGCTTTGCGCCGGTGTGCGCGTGGGTGAAGGGGCCCATGTGGAACAGGGCAGTGTCCTTGGAGAGAATGTACGGGTGGAGCGGGGTGCCCGGGTGCGGCCCTCAGCCATGATATGGCCGGAGAAACTCATTGAGGCGGAATCGGAAGCCCGGGGCAGTCTCATTTGGGGACAGAACAGCCGCGGACTTTTCCAAAACGAATGCATCGCCCTGAAGCGGGACGACTATCTTTCCCCGGCCTTTCTGGCCGCGCTGGGGGAAGCGGCGGGAGCCTTCTACGGCGGGGGTGTGGTGGGCGTGTCCGCCCTTGGCTCTGCGGTGGTGGATGTGGCCCGGCAGGCTTTTGTTGCCGGCCTGCAGTCCCAGGGCGTCCGGGTGATGGATCTTTTATGCGAACCGGGCGAGGTTCTGGGCCACGCCGTTCGGGAATTCAACTGGCAGGGCGGCGTCTTCCTATTTGAGCGGGCGGGCCAGGTCTATGTGCGCATGTTGGACACTTTGGGCCAGGCGCTCTCACCGGCCCAGGAGCGGAAGGTGGAAAACTTGTGGCAGCGGGGCGAATATCCGGTTAAGACCGGTGAAATCGTGCCGGTGGAGACCCATCGCAACGGTGCGGACCGCTATTTGGAGGACATGTTGAAGAGCCTTCCTCACGGGAATTTTTCAAAGGACTTCAAGGTTTGGATCAGCTGCGAGCACGAGGTCCTGGAGAAGTATGCGACCCAGTGTCTTCGAGCCCTCGGCTGTACGGTGCGGATCCGACCCATGAGCGATGATGGCGCGCCCATGGAGCGCTGTGACCTGGGCTTTATCTGGAAGGTCTATGGTAGCGCGTGGCTAGACGGCAAGGGCCGACGGGTTTCGGCGGACACAGTGCAGGGACTGCTTCTTGATGCCTGGTGTGAGGAGCACCCCGGTGAAACAGCGGTTCTGGCTCCAGACATGCCCCATGGATTGTCAGAAATTGTACGGCGTCATGGCGGTGAAGCAGTGCGCTGCAAAAGCGGTCAGTCGGAGCGGAGGCGGGCCGTGTTTCGAGCGGTAACACGGGAGAAGGCCGCCTGGAGTCAGGTCAATCTTTTGGAGGATCCGTTGATGGCCACCTTGTGGCTTCTCGCCGCTATGGACCGGCGCCGGATAAGCCTGGAGGGGTTGGCGGCGGAGCTGCCGACACTGTGCAGGTGTGAGCGGGAGATTCAGTGCCCCGTGGGCGCTAAGGGCCGAGTGATGCGCTCCCTCCTCGATCAAAACCGGGATTCTTTGGAGGAGGAGCAGATCGAGGGCGTGCGCCTGAGAACTGATCGGGGCTGGGCGTGGGTCCAGCCGGACCGAGTCCGGCCGGTGTTTCACGTCTATGGAGAGGCCGCGGATATGGAGGCCGCTGAGGAACTCACTGACTTCTATGTCCGGCAGATTGACGGGATGCTCCAATGATCTTTTTGTAAAAGGACGGAAATCATTCCGTCTTTTTTTGTTTACAAATTTGGACTATGAAAATGGTGTAAAATAGTATAAAATGAAAGCAATGAGCTACAGGGAGGAATTCTTTTGAGAGACTATGTGATCCTATCCGATTCCAATTCCGAAATGCCATTGGCTTTTCAACAGGAGCATCAAATCCCCTACATGCGTATGCCCTACACCCTGAACGACAAGGAGTATGCCTATGATCTTGGCGAGAACAAGGATAACGTGACCGAATTCTACAGCGCCATCCGGGCTGGCGCCATGCCCACGACCGCTCAGCGCAATCCCGCCGACTTTGTCGAATTCTTTCGGCCGCACCTGGAGGCGGGCAAGGACTTATTGTACATTTCATTCTCTTCGGGCATGAGCGGCAACCTCAACAGCGGCAGGCTGGCGGCGGAGATTCTACATGAGGAATTCCCCGATCAGCGAATTGAGATGGTGGACACGCTGAGCATATCCCTGGGTGAAGCGCTTCTTGTTTATTATGCGGTGATGAAAAAGGAAAGCGGCGCTTCCTTGGATGAAGTAAAAAACTGGGTGGCGGATAACGCCCTTCGGATGAACCACTGGTTCACGGTGCAGGACCTCAACCATCTAAAGCGGGGCGGGCGCATCAAGTCCAGTGCTGCATTCATGGGCACACTCATGGATATCAAACCTATTTTGACCGTGGATCGAGCCGGTGTGTGTGTGCCGGAGGAGAAGGTGAAGGGAAGAAAGCGTTCTTTGCGCACCCTCATCTCCCGGGTGGAATCGCTCATCGAGGCGCCGGAGGAGCAGGTCATCGGCATCGCTCATGGCGACTGTCTGGAGGATGCCCTCTTTGTGAAGGAAAAGATTATGCAGTCCATTCCTGTTAAGGACGTATGGGTCAATCTGGTGGGACCGGTGATCGGCACCCATGCAGGTCCCGATGTTCTGGGCGTGCTGTTCCTAGGCAAGGAACGCAAGTTTTAAGTTTAAGGAGGCATGAGAAATGATCATTCAAGGAGATAGCAGTCCTTTCCCCTTTGGGTACACGTCCATCGTCAAGATGAACGACGATAAGACCCGAAAAGCCGGTATGAATTTTGGCATTCTGGTGCTGAAAAAGGGCGAGGTCATGAACGGCAGCGGGGAAAAGTCGGGGAAGAAGGAGCGGGTGTGCGTGCTTCTTTCCGGAGAAGCCTGCTTTAGCTGGCGGGATCAGTCGGTGAACGTGGGCCGCACTTCCATCTGGACTCAAAAGCCCTGGTGTCTGCACGTTCCCAGCGGAGAATCCATGTCTATCCGCGCTCTGTCTGATCGTGCGGAAGTGGCTGTTTTGACCGCCTTCAACGATCGGGTTTTTGAACCTCATTTCTACGGCGGCGGCGAGGTAAAAAGCGAAGAACGGGGCAAGGGTATTTTGAACGATACCTCCGAACGTATCGTGCGCACCATTTTTGATTATAAGAGTGCGCCCCATTCCAATCTGGTTATCGGCGAGACCATAACCTTCCCCGGCAGGTGGTCCAGCTATCCGCCTCACAGCCATATGCAGCCGGAGATCTATCATTACCGCTTCACGCCGGACAATGGCTTTGGTCTTGCAGCGGTGGGGGAAAAGGCCTACAAGGTCTATAACAACGATACCCTGGTGATTACCGATAACATGACCCATCCCCAGGCCGCGGCGCCGGGATATGCCATGTACTATCTTTGGGCGATCCGTCACCTGCCCCAGGAACCCTATCTGGAGCCCAAGGACGACCCCAGTCATACCTGGATGCTGGAAAAGGATGCGAAGATTTGGCCCAACCGTTGATCAAAAAGTAAAGGAAAAGCCCGGCAGGCCGCCGGGCTTTTATCATTGCTTGGTTTGGGCATGGGCTTTGATCTTTTCGAAGCTTTCCTGGCTGATCACATGCTCAATCCGGCACGCGTCCTCCCGTGCGGTTTCCGGATCAACGCCGAGCGCCGTGAGATAGCGTGTGAGCAGCTGATGACGCTCATAGATGCGTTCGGCAATCTCGAGCCCCGACGGGGTGAGCGTGATGTATCCGGTATCATCCATAGTGATATAGCCGTTCTCCCGGAAGCGTTTCATGGCGTTGCTGATACTGGGCTTGGAAAACCCCAGATGGGCGGCGATATCAATGGAGCGCACCTGGCCGTTCTGCTGGCCGAGCATCAAGATGGCTTCCAAATAGTTTTCTGCGGATTCCTGAATTTTCATGGGCCCACCTCTTCTACTTGTTGATCTCTATATTATCATACCCAGTCTGCAATTTCAAATTGGTACTGTTCCCCAAGAAAAACTTGAAAAACCGATTGACAGTGAAGGGGGACAATGCTATATTAATAAAGGGTTAGTTAATACTAACCCATGTTTTGAAACTTTGGTTAGTTTGAGCTAACAAATTGGCTGGAGGTGTGATGTGATGCCCTTATCCATGATGCAGACGGGCGAGACCAATGCCATCAAAAAGGTGGGTGGCAAGGAAAAGACGAGAAGATTCCTCGAAGGCTTGGGTTTTGTTGTCGGAAGCGAGGTTACGGTGGTTTCGAAGCTTCAGGGCAATGTGATCGTTAATGTGAAGGATGCGAGAATCGCGATCAGCCAGGAAATGGCAAACCGGATCATGGTATGAAAGGAGTGGGCGTATGCAGACTTTGAAAGCAACTCCCTGTGGCAGGACTGTTACGGTCGTGAAGCTGCATGGAGAGGGAGCTGTCAAACGCAGGATCATGGACATGGGAATCACCCGGGGCTGTCAGGTGTATGTGCGCAAGGTGGCGCCGCTGGGCGACCCCATCGAGATCAACATCCGCGGCTATGAGCTGAGCCTGAGAAAGGCCGACGCGGAAATGGTGGAAGTCAAATGATTTTTTGCGCTATAGGGTTAGCATAAACTAACTAGGGAGGAATGAACATGTCAATCCGTATCGCCCTTGCCGGAAACCCCAATTCGGGCAAGACGACCATGTTTAATGCCCTGACCGGAAGCTCACAATACGTGGGAAACTGGCCGGGGGTAACGGTGGAGAAGAAGGAAGGCAAGCTGAAAGGGCATAAAGACGTCACCATCATGGATCTGCCCGGCATCTATTCCCTGTCTCCGTACACCCTCGAGGAAGTGATTTCAAGAAACTATCTGGTTCAGGAGAAGCCCGATGTGATCATCGACATCGTGGACGCCGCCAATATCGAGCGCAACCTGTATCTCACCACGCAGCTCACCGAGCTGGGCATTCCAGTAGTGGTCGCCCTCAACATGATGGATATCGTGGACAAGAGAGGCGACAGGATCGATCTTGGGCGGCTTTCACAGCTTCTTGGCTGCGAGGTGGTGGAAACCTCCGCGCTCAAGGGCAAAGGCCTCAAACAGCTTACCGACAAGGCCATTGCGGCGGCCAAAGCCGGCAAGCCAATGGTGCACAAACATAGCTTTGAAGATGCGGTGGAGGGAGCGCTTCAAAAGATTGCGGCCCTCGTCACCGACCGGGTGGATGGCAGCCAGATGCGTTGGTACACCGTTAAGCTTTTTGAGCGGGATGAGAAGGTGCTGGAACAGCTTCGGCTGGATGACGGTCTGAAGTCCCAGATCGAGAGCATCGTCAGCGAATGCGAGGGCGTTTTGGATGATGACAGCGAAAGCATCATCACCAACGAGCGGTACAATTACATCAGCGATGTGATTGGCAAATGTCTGAAGAAAAAGAACAAGGGCAACCTCACCGTATCGGACAAGATCGACCGAATTGTGACCAACCGCTGGCTGGCCCTGCCCATCTTTGCGGCGGTCATGTTCCTCGTCTACTACCTGGCCGTGACCACCGTGGGCTCCATGGGTACGGACTGGGTGAATGACGAACTGTTCACCAATATTATACCACCGGCGGTGGAAAACTGGCTGGTGTCCATCAACTGTGCGGAATGGCTCATGTCTTTGATCCTGGACGGCATCATCGGCGGTATCGGCGCCGTACTGGGCTTCCTGCCCCAGATGCTGGTGCTGTTCCTGCTGCTTGCCATCCTGGAGGACTGCGGGTACATGGCCCGTGTCGCCTTCATTATGGACCGTATCTTCCGTAAATTCGGTCTTTCCGGCAAGTCCTTCATCCCGATGCTCATAGGCACCGGCTGCGGTGTGCCTGCGGTCATGGCGTCAAGAACCATCGAGAACGAACGGGACCGCCGCATGACCATAACGACCACAACCTTCATTCCCTGCAGCGCCAAGCTTCCCATTATTGCCATGATCTCCGGCGCGCTGTTTGGCGGAGCCTGGTGGGTCGCACCTTCCGCTTACTTTGTAGGCATTGCCGCGATCATCGTCTCCGGCATCATTTTGAAGAAAACCAAGCGGTTTGCCGGTGACCCGGCGCCCTTCGTCATGGAGCTGCCCAGTTATCACGTGCCCGGTGTGAAGAGTGTGCTCATCCACATGTGGGACCGGGCAAAGAGCTTTGTGAAGAAGGCCGGTACCATCATCTTCCTGGCCTGCGGACTTATCTGGTTCCTGTCCAGCTTCAACTGGAGCATGGAAATGGTGGATACGACGGAATCCATGCTGGCGGACATCGGCAACGTGGTTGCGCCCATCTTCAAGCCCCTGGGCTTTGGCGACTGGCAGTCAAGCGTTGCCACCATCACCGGCCTTGTGGCCAAAGAAAACGTGGTGAGCACCTTTGGTATCCTGTATGGCTTTGCTGAGGTGGCTGAGGACGGCATGGAATTCTGGGCGAACCTTCAGGCGTCCTTCACGCCCATTGCGGCTTACGCCTTCCTGGTATTCAATCTGCTGTGCGCGCCCTGCTTTGCGGCCATCGGTGCCATCAAGCGGGAAATGGGCAGCGGCAAATGGACGCTGTTCGCTGTGGGGTATCAGACGATCTTCGCCTATGCCATTGCCCTTTGCGTCAATCAGCTGGGACTGCTCTTTACGGGCGGCGGCTTCACCTTCTGGTCGGTGATAGCGATCCTGGTCGTGGCGGCTATGCTGGTCCTTCTATTGAGACCCTATAAGGAATACACCCATGAACCGGCTGCAAATCAGCCTCTTGGAGGAATCTAACGTGTTAAGCTTTCTATCGGAGAATCTGGGAACGATTGTTGTGGCGGCTGTCCTGGCGGGCCTCGCGGTACTTGCGGTCCTCAGCTTGAGAAAGGACAGAAGAAAGAGCCCCTGCGGCATGTGCGGCGGCGGATGCTCCCACTGTTCCCGCTCCTGTCATTCAGATCATTAGCGGAGCCAAGTCTTACCTCCTACTCTAAATAGTACAGGGACCGGATGATTCCGGTCCCTGTGCGTTTTTTCATATTCAGTTAGGAACGGGCGGCGGTTTTGCCCCGGGCTGCAGGACGGGATGCCTGGCGCTTTCTGCGCTTCCTGCGGCGGTGCGCTACCTGGATCATGCGCAGGAAGAGCAGGAGCAGGAGTCCCAGCAGCACATAAAGGACGATCATCCAATTAAAGGCGCCGGCGTATTCCACGGAAAGCACGGGGAAGACGATGGTCTCATGGTTGACCGCCCGGGCAGCCACCAGCGTGCCCTCCATGCTGGCTCCGCCCACACCGGAGAGCTTTACCGTACCCAGCACCTCGCCCTCACGGATGGGGGCGGTGAGCTCCCGGTCATACTGCACCTCAAGCTGAGCGCCGCCCGCCGCGATGAGAGCTTCGGCTTCGCTGCGCTCCAGATTGATGGACGCGTTGTTCGCATTCACGGTGAAGTAAACCTTGCCGTCCATCGCATCGAACCAATCGGCCTTCTCCACGCTGACAAGCCCGATGTTGTAGGCGGCCAGCTGTCCCAGATCCACTGCCGGATACTGGGAAAAACCGTATTCAAAAAGAGCCTTGGCCGTTTCAAAACGGTTGTTTTTGCCATCTTTCAGGATCACCGCAATGAGTCGGGTACCGTCCCGTTCGGCGCTGGCCACCAGAGTGGCCTGAGCGGCGCCCGTATAGCCGGTCTTCATACCGGTGGCGCTCTCGTAGGCATAGGAGGCTTCCTTGGGGTTCTCGCTGACAAGAAGGTTGGTATTGGTGATCACCATGGGCTTGGCCCGAAGATTGTCCGCTGGCAGCGTGTATTCGTAGGTGCCCGCGACCTCCATGATCTTTTCGTTCCGGCAGGCGGCCTGGGCCAGGATGGCCAGATCCCGGGCGGTGGTGTAGTGGTTTTCGTCATGAAGTCCATGGGGATTGACATAGTGGGTTCCCGTCATGCCGAGGGACGCCGCCTTCTCGTTCATCAGTTCGGCGAAGGCCGGCACCGATCCCGAGATGTGGGCGGCGATATCAATGGCCGCGTCGTTGGCTGAGGGGAGCAGGAGTGCGTAGAGCAGATCCTTGAAGGACATCACCTCGCCCGCCTGAAGATTGACGGACGTGGCGCCCTCCTCGAGATCGGCCACGTTGGCCGGCGCGGTGAGCATCTCCTCATCCGCAATACGCTCCACGGCAATGAGCGCGGTCATGATCTTGGTGGTGCTGGCGGGGAACATGCGCTGATCGGCGTTTTTCTCATAGAGCACCTGACCCGTTTCGGCATTGATTAAAAGTACGCTCTCTGCGTTCACCGACGCCGGCGCAGCCACCTCGCTGGGCAGGCTGGGCGGCGGGAGCGGATTTGACGCCTCCTCGGCAAGAATGGGCGAGTGAAACGTCACAAGAATGAGTAAAACCATCCAAAGACTGATCCATCGTTTCGGCTGCATCGCTTCGATCCTTTCCATACCAATTCGTCAACTATTATAACAATGGATCGAAAACTTGTACAGTCTATCCAGCGGGGAAGGATTGGAAGGCCATCCATCGAATAGATGTAGGGAAAGGATGGCATCGGTATGAAAGCTTATCAAAAAATTTTGTTTTGCCTGGCTGCCGCAGCGCTTATGACAGCTTCCGCTTGGGGAACCATTCTGCCCCGGGCGGCGTCCAATGAAAAGGTGCTTCAAACTCCGCGGCCGGTCCAAGCGAAGGCATCCGCCGCGGCTGATGAATGGGGGCCAAAGCTGGATCTCAATTCGGCCACGCGGGAGGAACTATTGGAGCTGCCCGGCATTGGTGAGGCAAGGGCCGATGCGATCCTGGAATATCGTGCGGAAAACGGCAGGTTCTACGGTGTGGAGGAATTGCTCAACATCACGGGTATCGGGGAGAAATCGCTGGAAAAACTCCGCGGGTATGTGATGGTGGATTGAAAAGGCTTTTGAATTTTGTTAAGCTAGTATATAATAGAATGTAGTCCAAGAGAGGGGAGCGATTGAAGTTGGCGAAGAGGATTTTGGTTGTGGACGATGAGCCTTTGATTGTGAAAGGCCTGAAATATAGTTTGGAGCAGGACGGTTACGAGGTGGATTCGGCCGCGGACGGCGAGGAAGCCATTCAGAAGTTTGAGGCCGGTTCCTTCGATATGATTCTGCTGGATGTGATGCTGCCCAAGATGAACGGCATCGAGGTGTGCCAGCGCATCCGGGAAAAATCCAATGTGCCCATCATTATGCTCACCGCCAAGGGCGAGGACATGGACAAGATCCTGGGCCTTGAATACGGCGCTGACGATTACATGACCAAACCCTTCAACATTCTTGAGGTGAAGGCGCGCATCAAATCCATTCTCCGCCGGACGCAGGCTTTCGGCGCCGAGGCGCCGAAGGACGTGATCAAGGTCCGGGATATGGTGATCAATCTCAGCAGCCGTTCGGTAAAGATTGGGGATCGGGAGGTGAACCTCACCGCCAAAGAATTTGATCTGCTGAAGCTTCTTGCCATGAACCCCGGCAAGGTTTTCAGCCGGGAGAACCTTTTGGAGAATATCTGGAAGTATGACTATCTGGGCGATCTTCGTACGGTGGACGTGCACATCCGCCGCCTGAGAGAAAAGGTGGAGGCCAATCCTGGCCAACCCAGCTATATCTTCACGAAATGGGGAGTGGGTTACTACTTTGCGGATCAATAGATTCATCTCCAGCCTGCGCTGGAAGACGATCTTGGCCTTTGTGGTGCTGATCGCGGTCGGCCTATTTCTTCTTGAAGCCTCTGTCATTCAGCTCATTGAGAATTTTCTGGTGGAGCAGCGCATCAAGGAGCAGCAGCTTATCGCTGAGGACTTGGCCGTGGATCTGGCCCCTTATCTAGAAAAAGCTGACGCCGTCAGCCTGTACAACGCCGCCGTGGATTACGGCAAAAACGAGGGAGGCAGGATGCTCATCCTGAACGCCCAGGGCGTGGTGCAGGTGGACGGCTTTTCCCAATTAAACGGCCAACGGCTGAATCAGCAGGCGGTGGAGGAGGTTATCTCGGGACAAAGCTACAGTGCCTACGGATTCCAGAAGAACAGCACCAAGCCGGAGCAGGGCAGTTCCCTGCTCACGCGCAGCGGTACGGTGACCTCCTGGACCATGTACTATACCACGGCCATCATCTACAACGGGCAGCGGCTGGGCGCTCTGGTTCTGTCCGTATCCATTCAGGACGTGGTGGATCAGATCGACCGCATCTACGACCGGATGATGCTCTATGGCGTCATTATCACCTTGGCGGTGGTGGTGGTCAGCATCTTCATCACGGGATGGATCACAAATCCCATCAAACAGCTCACCCAGCGGATCCGGGAGATGGCCCAGGGCAATTACCA is a genomic window containing:
- a CDS encoding D-alanyl-D-alanine carboxypeptidase family protein; this translates as MERIEAMQPKRWISLWMVLLILVTFHSPILAEEASNPLPPPSLPSEVAAPASVNAESVLLINAETGQVLYEKNADQRMFPASTTKIMTALIAVERIADEEMLTAPANVADLEEGATSVNLQAGEVMSFKDLLYALLLPSANDAAIDIAAHISGSVPAFAELMNEKAASLGMTGTHYVNPHGLHDENHYTTARDLAILAQAACRNEKIMEVAGTYEYTLPADNLRAKPMVITNTNLLVSENPKEASYAYESATGMKTGYTGAAQATLVASAERDGTRLIAVILKDGKNNRFETAKALFEYGFSQYPAVDLGQLAAYNIGLVSVEKADWFDAMDGKVYFTVNANNASINLERSEAEALIAAGGAQLEVQYDRELTAPIREGEVLGTVKLSGVGGASMEGTLVAARAVNHETIVFPVLSVEYAGAFNWMIVLYVLLGLLLLLFLRMIQVAHRRRKRRKRQASRPAARGKTAARS
- the feoB gene encoding ferrous iron transport protein B → MSIRIALAGNPNSGKTTMFNALTGSSQYVGNWPGVTVEKKEGKLKGHKDVTIMDLPGIYSLSPYTLEEVISRNYLVQEKPDVIIDIVDAANIERNLYLTTQLTELGIPVVVALNMMDIVDKRGDRIDLGRLSQLLGCEVVETSALKGKGLKQLTDKAIAAAKAGKPMVHKHSFEDAVEGALQKIAALVTDRVDGSQMRWYTVKLFERDEKVLEQLRLDDGLKSQIESIVSECEGVLDDDSESIITNERYNYISDVIGKCLKKKNKGNLTVSDKIDRIVTNRWLALPIFAAVMFLVYYLAVTTVGSMGTDWVNDELFTNIIPPAVENWLVSINCAEWLMSLILDGIIGGIGAVLGFLPQMLVLFLLLAILEDCGYMARVAFIMDRIFRKFGLSGKSFIPMLIGTGCGVPAVMASRTIENERDRRMTITTTTFIPCSAKLPIIAMISGALFGGAWWVAPSAYFVGIAAIIVSGIILKKTKRFAGDPAPFVMELPSYHVPGVKSVLIHMWDRAKSFVKKAGTIIFLACGLIWFLSSFNWSMEMVDTTESMLADIGNVVAPIFKPLGFGDWQSSVATITGLVAKENVVSTFGILYGFAEVAEDGMEFWANLQASFTPIAAYAFLVFNLLCAPCFAAIGAIKREMGSGKWTLFAVGYQTIFAYAIALCVNQLGLLFTGGGFTFWSVIAILVVAAMLVLLLRPYKEYTHEPAANQPLGGI
- a CDS encoding response regulator transcription factor; protein product: MAKRILVVDDEPLIVKGLKYSLEQDGYEVDSAADGEEAIQKFEAGSFDMILLDVMLPKMNGIEVCQRIREKSNVPIIMLTAKGEDMDKILGLEYGADDYMTKPFNILEVKARIKSILRRTQAFGAEAPKDVIKVRDMVINLSSRSVKIGDREVNLTAKEFDLLKLLAMNPGKVFSRENLLENIWKYDYLGDLRTVDVHIRRLREKVEANPGQPSYIFTKWGVGYYFADQ
- a CDS encoding FeoB-associated Cys-rich membrane protein, with protein sequence MLSFLSENLGTIVVAAVLAGLAVLAVLSLRKDRRKSPCGMCGGGCSHCSRSCHSDH
- a CDS encoding ComEA family DNA-binding protein, translating into MKAYQKILFCLAAAALMTASAWGTILPRAASNEKVLQTPRPVQAKASAAADEWGPKLDLNSATREELLELPGIGEARADAILEYRAENGRFYGVEELLNITGIGEKSLEKLRGYVMVD